In one Pseudomonas sp. R84 genomic region, the following are encoded:
- a CDS encoding DNA repair protein, with amino-acid sequence MKTRFVWLGLGLLIATGAHAEGMEERLRTQLRSTTQQLQALQSQQAQASAAQLAAQNEAKAAQAQIKQLTAELAKAKGVAEQLAGQQQSLHSQAQAQVAASAEQTGKFKKAYDELLVMARAKEAERSKLQAQLAERDTQVQQCSVKNQQMYGVAKQILTAYENIDVAEVMKIRQPFAGSARVKFDELAQGFGDELYKTQFDAPQAALSH; translated from the coding sequence ATGAAAACGCGATTTGTGTGGCTCGGGCTCGGGCTTTTGATCGCCACTGGAGCGCATGCCGAAGGCATGGAAGAACGCCTGCGCACGCAATTGCGCAGCACCACGCAACAGTTGCAGGCCCTGCAAAGTCAGCAGGCCCAGGCCAGCGCCGCGCAACTGGCGGCGCAGAACGAGGCCAAGGCTGCGCAGGCGCAAATCAAGCAATTGACTGCCGAACTGGCCAAGGCCAAAGGCGTTGCCGAACAGCTCGCCGGGCAGCAACAGAGCCTGCACAGCCAGGCGCAGGCACAAGTGGCAGCCAGCGCCGAGCAGACCGGCAAGTTCAAAAAGGCCTATGACGAGTTGCTGGTCATGGCGCGTGCCAAAGAGGCAGAACGGTCTAAGCTTCAAGCGCAATTGGCTGAACGTGACACACAAGTGCAGCAATGTTCAGTCAAGAATCAGCAGATGTACGGCGTCGCCAAGCAGATCCTCACTGCCTACGAAAACATCGATGTGGCCGAGGTGATGAAGATCCGCCAACCCTTTGCGGGCAGTGCCCGGGTCAAGTTCGATGAACTGGCTCAGGGGTTCGGTGACGAGCTCTACAAGACTCAATTCGACGCGCCGCAAGCTGCGCTCTCGCACTGA